The Medicago truncatula cultivar Jemalong A17 chromosome 7, MtrunA17r5.0-ANR, whole genome shotgun sequence genome includes the window AATAGTTTGATTTTACTTAAACAATACATGCCACAAACTACGCGATAATGTGATTATATGATTGATATGACAGTAAAATACCTTGAAGATTTGTCAGAAGCAAAATACAAGAGCCCTTCATTGGCAGCAATCCCCTGCTTCCTATGTACCAGTCCTGAATCTAAATTTCCCTGTGTATGAGCCGTCGAACTGGGAAAACTTCTGGATTTAGTTGAGTGGTTATTAATAATACTAGAAGGGTATCCAGAAAGATGCTTCTTCTTTGGAGGAGGAAGATCACAATTCTCAATATGGTTGAGTGATTTGTGTGAAACAAAGGAAGCTAACTCATCTTTGTCTGTCATCCGCCACCATGGTTCGGCCTTATCACTTTCAATCCAAGAATAGTCTGGTTCTGAGGAAAAATCATTTGTTTGCTTGGAGGTTACCGAGCAGGCAATAGAATCAATCTCCATTGTCTCATGTTTTGCCATCACATCCATTAGTTCAGGAAATGCTAGAGAATTCTTACTAGATGCCTTAATTTCATCACCAGCTATCAAAGTTTCTACCTCTTCCTCCAATGCACTTAACTTTTCATTTGTTACACCTTTTTGATATCCATAATTAGGTTGTGAGTGCAACCACCACCTAGGGTCAGATGATGGATGACAAAAGGAAGATTTGCTGTTAAAATGAGTGGCATTAACAGCAGTACAATCCGATTCATCTGCTGTATTGGCAGGTCCAGCATCAACCTGTTTTGATGTAGCATTTGAAGATTGGCGACAAGCCAACTTGGGAGCTCTTTTTGCATCTTCCTGCACAAAGCATCGATTTGCAGTTCTCTGCCACAGAGTCCTCACTTCTGCCGCCGCCATCAGTAGTTTATATTTAAAGCATCTGAATCCATTACAAAGTATGTATGTGACAATTGCtttactcaaaataaaaaataataaaaacaaaacatggaCATACATAAGACTGGTACTGCTAAAAGATACAACTAATAATCAGAATTCCGGAACTCAGACAATTACTATACCGTTTTAGCAACATGTTTATAGCTTATGAATTCTGATAGTGACCAAGGTTATACTAATTTTGGTGGGAGGAAGATGGAAATGCACTTAGACATGATAAAGTTTAAGATATACCTTCCAATTTCATAGTCTTTAATATGTATAAGTGCATTTCCATTTTCCCTGTTCAACCTATTTTACCATCTAATACAAATGAAGAGTATATTGACATGTAGGCCTTTAGGGTCATTAGGGTGTTGTAACATGTGACATATACATACAAATGAAGAGTATATGTCACCTAAGTACAACcctttttattaaatagttttaaggATTAAACTTTTGGACCTTCATTTCATCTGATTTTGTAAATCTACTCGAGTGGTACACTCAATtggcttttttatttcttttatgtcGCCAGGATGTTATAAAAACACAATATTACAAAGACAAACCAAAATTCGCCCaaatgagccctaattttaatgTTCATTTGTTTAACCTACAGTCAAAAAAGTGCACaccataacaaaataaaaacatgtatgACATTACTATCAGAGTCTACCATTAAGACATGATTCATCAAACTTATGATGCAGATAAACGCAAAAGGtacaaaatttgagtttttgttCATAAACTCATGAGATTAAATGACACAAGTTATAATATAATGGTCAAACACACCAAGAGTGAATGAAAATCAATCAACACCCAAATTATGAAGTAGACATAGAATTGAgtgaatgaaagaaagaaaactcaCCAAGAGAAAAATTGAGCATGTGATTGAgattcagagagagagagagagagatccaACCAATCCGAAAGAAGAATCAGAGAATAAAACAAATGTTTCGTTATTTTCGTTATCATTCTTTCTTTTCGGCTCGATTCATTGCAGAAAGCGGAAGACAGTTGCTTAGTATACGACGTCGTTTCGTGCATTTTAAGCAGTCTTTGTCAATTGGTTGGTCCATGCTTAGCAATGATGGGGTCCacaataaaaatccaatctaagcAGATTTGGACGAAGTCTTATTGTACTGACACGTGGATGTGGTTTCAGAAAATCAACGGTGGATTTCTTGTCCTTCTGGCTATTTTAAAGATAAGAAGAGGAACTCTACTACTCTATCTATCTTTCAGTTTCTTACTCCCTCCTTcctaaagtttttttaaaagaaatctcatattttttatcttaaaatataagtaaaaaagaccaacttttatgttattattatgttttttcaaaaaaatcatctttttcaatgtaaaattaaatgcaaattgcattcaatttgttctcctttttattttctccataatttttaaccaatgagaattatttttacatctttctataaaacttattccaaggagaatacaaaaaattatacctcaaatcattaagtgttagttttcttaataagtgtaaattagtgttttttgcttataaattagaaCGGATGGAGTACAAAAGAAGAAGACACCTTTTACTTATGGATCTTACTAACCAATATTCTTAAATCAATGGTTAAGAAAATCAAAAGTAGCATATTTACATtaaattcaacaatattttaacttttaaaaaattaaattcttcaCTTTTCACTATTTCCCAATATctcctttttcttattaaatggCTTTTTAAAATGAACATATGAATGCCCCTTACTCTCAAAGTCACACTAACTAATGACCATATTTTTACGCCGAACAAGAATGGAAAGTGTGAGACAATTTTAACAActcaaaagttatttttatgttattattattttaatttaatactaaaaaaaattattaattggaaaatgttaacaactATTGGGGGTTTGCTTCGTAATGATGATGGTGTTTGGTATTACGGCTTTGTGggaaacattaatttttcaaatatcttGCATGCAGAACTCTCGCGACTCTGGGAGTTTATCATGGATTGAAAATGGATGGCATTTCACATAGGAAAGATGAATCATTTTCCATCATGGGACAGTTAATTTTTATGGTGAGACTAAAGAGGAACATTGATCTTAATATAGACTAAAGAATTCTTCCAACTTCACTCAAAATTCTTCAAAGTCACTTAGCTTTTGGTGcaacccagaaaaaaaaaaaatctcaatatgAGGAATTTGGGTGCAAACTAATTCGAAACATCATGAGAAGGTGAAGGGAGTTTTGGTTTCTTTGTGTAATGGTgctgaaattttatttttttatggg containing:
- the LOC25499775 gene encoding uncharacterized protein produces the protein MAAAEVRTLWQRTANRCFVQEDAKRAPKLACRQSSNATSKQVDAGPANTADESDCTAVNATHFNSKSSFCHPSSDPRWWLHSQPNYGYQKGVTNEKLSALEEEVETLIAGDEIKASSKNSLAFPELMDVMAKHETMEIDSIACSVTSKQTNDFSSEPDYSWIESDKAEPWWRMTDKDELASFVSHKSLNHIENCDLPPPKKKHLSGYPSSIINNHSTKSRSFPSSTAHTQGNLDSGLVHRKQGIAANEGLLYFASDKSSSLDLQLGCTQMLEDVKQSQQISEGDTSKAQLLEALCHSQTRAREAEEAAKQAYAEREHILTLIFKQASQLFAYKQLIKLLQLETLCNQIKNNDLSTSTLFPVDLPWMSYERRKSRKRKQTYSNGRREREGKSNCDITTYAVAIALGLSLVGAGLLLGWTVGWMSPCS